From Xylanibacter oryzae DSM 17970, a single genomic window includes:
- a CDS encoding 5-formyltetrahydrofolate cyclo-ligase, giving the protein MQEKILLRNKIRTLKRQFTQAQLDELSLSVERKVISNQRIINADIILMYYSLSDEVNTHSLIDNLLSQGKKILLPYVIDEENIEIREYNGPYDLIQGAYGIMEPTGNSYCNIEDIDVALIPGMSFDKDKNRLGRGKGYYDRFLKKIPKTYKIGVCFEFQKQDNIPTGKYDVRMDEII; this is encoded by the coding sequence ATGCAAGAGAAGATTTTATTAAGAAATAAAATAAGAACCCTAAAGCGACAATTCACCCAAGCACAATTGGATGAATTGTCGCTTTCTGTTGAAAGGAAAGTCATCAGCAACCAACGGATTATTAATGCCGACATTATATTGATGTATTATTCGTTGAGCGATGAGGTCAACACCCATAGCCTTATTGATAACCTATTGTCACAAGGCAAGAAGATATTACTGCCTTACGTAATAGACGAAGAGAATATCGAGATACGAGAATACAATGGTCCATATGATCTAATACAGGGAGCATACGGTATAATGGAACCTACAGGCAATTCGTACTGTAATATCGAAGATATAGATGTAGCATTGATACCTGGAATGAGTTTCGATAAAGACAAAAACAGATTAGGCCGTGGAAAAGGATATTATGACAGATTTCTAAAGAAGATACCTAAAACGTACAAGATAGGTGTATGCTTTGAGTTCCAAAAACAAGATAATATCCCTACAGGCAAATATGACGTAAGGATGGACGAAATAATTTAA
- a CDS encoding S41 family peptidase translates to MNPNKSNRYMPFMMALCVIFGIVIGTFYSNHFSGNRLSIINSSSNKLNNLLHIIDDQYVDPVNMDSLVEKAMPQILAELDPHSVYISAKDVQASNDELKSSFSGIGVEFTIRQDTIHVQNVIKNGPAERAGVIAGDKIVNVDGKPFVGKQVTQEEAMHKLKGQKDTKVKIGVLRYGEKKVRFITITRGDIPQKSISATYMLNETTGYIKIKNFAENTYPELLISLAKLSQSGFSNLVIDLRDNTGGYLASAVQMANEFLPKNRLIVYTKGRKSPREDYRTDGRGSYQNIPLVVLINEGSASASEIFAGAMQDNDRATIIGRRSFGKGLVQQPIAFPDGSMIRLTIARYYTPSGRCIQKPYTTGDDKDYQQDLLTRYEHGEFFSRDSIKHKGPAYHTHIGRVVYGGGGITPDIFVPEDTLGMTSYYKQAAMSGLILQFAYSYTDDNRIKLNNFKEMMELSDYLVKQNTVSQFADYANDHGLKRRNLMIRRSHKLLQTCIDSRIIYNIMDEDAWNEYINQDDPVIKKALYVFRNNAAFPKKPTGKK, encoded by the coding sequence ATGAACCCAAATAAGTCAAATCGGTATATGCCATTCATGATGGCCCTATGTGTCATCTTTGGTATTGTTATAGGTACATTTTATTCAAATCATTTTTCCGGCAATCGCCTGAGTATTATCAATTCGAGCAGTAACAAGTTGAACAACCTGTTGCACATAATTGATGATCAATATGTTGACCCTGTAAACATGGACAGTCTAGTTGAGAAAGCGATGCCTCAGATACTTGCAGAACTTGATCCACACTCTGTATACATAAGTGCGAAAGATGTGCAGGCTTCAAACGATGAACTTAAGAGTTCCTTCTCAGGCATAGGTGTCGAATTTACTATACGTCAAGATACCATACACGTTCAGAATGTTATCAAGAACGGTCCTGCCGAAAGAGCAGGTGTAATCGCAGGAGACAAGATTGTGAACGTTGACGGCAAACCTTTTGTAGGGAAACAGGTAACTCAAGAAGAGGCGATGCATAAGCTCAAAGGACAAAAAGACACGAAAGTCAAAATTGGCGTTTTGAGATATGGCGAGAAGAAGGTGCGTTTCATCACTATTACACGTGGAGATATTCCTCAAAAGAGTATATCAGCTACATATATGTTGAACGAGACTACTGGATATATCAAAATTAAAAACTTTGCTGAAAATACCTATCCTGAATTGCTAATCTCATTGGCAAAACTCTCTCAGAGCGGATTCAGCAACCTTGTCATTGACCTTCGCGACAACACAGGAGGTTATCTTGCTTCGGCAGTACAGATGGCCAACGAATTCTTGCCAAAGAACCGGCTTATAGTATACACTAAAGGTAGAAAATCACCACGTGAGGACTATCGTACAGATGGTCGCGGCAGCTATCAGAATATACCTCTTGTCGTACTTATCAATGAAGGTTCGGCATCAGCATCAGAGATATTCGCAGGTGCCATGCAAGACAACGACCGTGCCACTATCATTGGTCGACGCTCGTTCGGAAAGGGTCTGGTACAACAACCTATCGCTTTCCCTGACGGTTCTATGATAAGGCTTACCATAGCTCGTTATTACACACCTTCAGGTCGTTGTATACAAAAACCATATACTACAGGTGATGACAAAGATTATCAGCAAGATTTGCTTACAAGATATGAGCATGGAGAGTTCTTCTCAAGAGACAGTATTAAACACAAGGGACCGGCTTACCATACACACATCGGACGTGTCGTATACGGTGGCGGTGGTATCACACCTGATATCTTCGTGCCAGAAGATACACTGGGCATGACATCATACTACAAGCAGGCAGCAATGAGTGGACTTATCTTACAGTTCGCATATTCTTATACTGACGATAACCGTATCAAACTGAATAATTTCAAAGAGATGATGGAGCTATCCGACTATCTTGTCAAGCAGAATACCGTAAGCCAGTTTGCAGATTACGCTAACGACCACGGGCTAAAGCGTCGTAATTTGATGATACGTAGATCTCACAAACTACTTCAGACCTGTATAGATAGTAGAATTATTTATAACATTATGGACGAAGATGCATGGAATGAGTACATCAATCAGGACGACCCTGTCATAAAGAAAGCTCTTTATGTGTTTAGAAACAATGCTGCTTTCCCCAAGAAGCCCACAGGTAAAAAATAA